The following proteins are encoded in a genomic region of Bacillus sp. FJAT-22090:
- a CDS encoding GTP cyclohydrolase II, which translates to MTILNDTLNVLQDKMDMIKISDQENLCLVGPVKLPIKQGDFSATFNWYSWLKVDAMESKEEVIASITNSRLAFGQQSSALVYGDFANEDDVLIRMHSICHTGDIFGSQRCDCGYQLHESMKMIVEHGCGAIFYLADHEGRGIGLFSKSLAYLLQENGYDTVEANQALGFEDDTRSYEEAIRVLEALREKPVTLITNNPKKLDALKAHGLLADHHVPLWGGMTDTNRFYLETKVQKSGHIKESTINS; encoded by the coding sequence ATGACGATATTAAATGATACTTTAAATGTTTTGCAAGATAAAATGGATATGATAAAAATTTCGGACCAAGAGAATTTATGTTTAGTTGGTCCTGTTAAATTACCTATTAAACAAGGTGATTTTTCTGCAACTTTTAATTGGTACTCTTGGCTAAAAGTAGATGCGATGGAGTCGAAGGAAGAAGTTATTGCTTCCATTACAAACTCCCGGTTAGCTTTTGGTCAGCAATCTTCTGCATTAGTGTATGGTGATTTTGCAAATGAAGACGATGTACTCATTCGTATGCATAGCATTTGTCATACAGGAGACATTTTTGGAAGCCAGCGTTGTGATTGTGGATACCAGTTACATGAATCAATGAAGATGATCGTAGAACATGGTTGTGGGGCGATATTTTATTTGGCGGATCACGAAGGACGTGGGATTGGTCTTTTTTCTAAATCTTTGGCTTACCTTTTACAAGAGAATGGGTATGACACAGTGGAAGCAAATCAAGCTTTAGGGTTTGAGGATGATACTCGTTCCTATGAAGAGGCTATTCGAGTATTAGAAGCTTTAAGAGAAAAGCCAGTTACGCTTATTACGAACAATCCTAAGAAGCTTGACGCACTAAAAGCTCACGGGTTATTAGCAGATCATCATGTACCTTTATGGGGTGGAATGACAGATACAAATCGTTTTTATTTGGAAACAAAAGTCCAAAAATCAGGTCATATCAAAGAATCTACTATAAATAGTTAA
- the ribD gene encoding bifunctional diaminohydroxyphosphoribosylaminopyrimidine deaminase/5-amino-6-(5-phosphoribosylamino)uracil reductase RibD, whose translation MNTDQDYMRLALNLAASAKGNTNPNPIVGAVIVKNGVIVGTGLHRKAGEPHAEVHAFNMAGEHSKGATLYVTLEPCSHFGKTPPCANLVKESDVSRVVVAMQDPNPEVAGRGIKLLRDAGIEVEVGVLEEEAKKLNERFIHNMITQRPFVISKFAMTLDGKLATHTGHSKWITGEEARADVHKLRDEVDAILVGVGTVLVDNPSLTTRLPEGQGKNPIRIVLDSQLRTPLDAHVLQTDEADTIIVTSNSVDLETVKPYKEKGVSFIFVSKDDKGLNILEMLKKLFERGITDVLVEGGGEVNASFLRAGLIDKYFVYIAPKVLGGRNSLTPFAGSNIDSMNAANLLSFDEVQIFGEDIRITAYPNQGVDQK comes from the coding sequence ATGAATACCGATCAAGATTATATGCGCCTAGCACTTAATTTAGCTGCAAGTGCAAAAGGTAATACGAACCCAAATCCAATTGTCGGAGCTGTGATTGTGAAGAATGGTGTCATAGTCGGAACAGGATTACATCGTAAAGCAGGGGAGCCGCATGCGGAAGTACATGCATTTAATATGGCTGGTGAGCATTCAAAAGGAGCCACACTTTATGTAACGTTAGAGCCTTGCTCTCATTTTGGAAAGACTCCACCCTGTGCAAACCTTGTAAAGGAATCAGATGTAAGTCGTGTAGTTGTTGCAATGCAGGATCCAAACCCAGAAGTTGCTGGTAGAGGTATAAAGCTTTTGCGTGATGCTGGAATTGAAGTAGAAGTCGGTGTACTAGAAGAAGAGGCAAAAAAACTTAATGAGCGATTCATTCATAACATGATTACACAACGTCCCTTTGTCATTTCAAAATTTGCAATGACGTTAGACGGTAAGCTTGCTACCCATACAGGTCATTCGAAATGGATTACTGGTGAGGAAGCAAGAGCAGATGTACACAAGCTCCGCGATGAAGTAGATGCTATTTTGGTTGGGGTTGGAACTGTGTTGGTAGATAATCCTTCATTAACAACTAGATTACCGGAGGGCCAAGGAAAAAACCCAATCCGTATCGTTTTAGACAGTCAATTAAGAACGCCATTAGATGCACATGTTTTACAAACTGATGAGGCTGATACAATTATTGTAACATCCAATAGTGTAGATTTAGAAACAGTAAAACCGTATAAAGAAAAAGGTGTTTCCTTCATTTTTGTATCAAAAGATGACAAAGGATTGAACATTCTGGAGATGTTAAAAAAGCTTTTTGAAAGAGGAATTACGGACGTGCTCGTAGAAGGAGGAGGCGAGGTTAATGCTTCTTTTTTAAGAGCAGGTTTAATCGATAAATACTTTGTTTATATAGCGCCAAAAGTGTTAGGCGGAAGAAATTCGCTAACACCCTTTGCGGGAAGTAATATAGATTCAATGAATGCGGCAAACCTTTTATCTTTTGATGAAGTGCAAATCTTTGGGGAAGATATTAGGATTACTGCGTATCCAAATCAGGGTGTTGATCAGAAGTGA
- a CDS encoding FAD-dependent monooxygenase — translation MNYKVDVCIVGAGPGGALLAYLLAKKNVSVVLLERSHEVGKAFRGEHLNEEGEAILKEHGLFDAVEQLGLLRMEKLEYWHDGKPFKTILPDPQVGHLGIHVPQSHLLTVLLQAAQQYPAFNCMMNTKVLELLKDDSGIFCGVKATKDGEEVIIESQLVVGADGRYSTVRKKAGIDATLRKHGYDLLWAKIPAPTSWEPSIKMALIGDKQLSLFTQAQGYIQIGWNIEEGSFSSLRKQPFTPFIEQLILAFPQLKETVHQHIQSWQDFVLLDVYSSKSENWGKEGVVLIGDAVHTMTPTGAFGLNSALKDADLLASLIDENYISQLDFTSCATQRKKEVEKIQAIQIEKEQSFASQFVVLA, via the coding sequence GTGAATTATAAAGTAGATGTTTGTATAGTTGGGGCAGGTCCTGGAGGTGCGCTGCTTGCCTATTTACTGGCGAAGAAAAATGTTTCGGTAGTGCTTTTGGAAAGATCACACGAAGTTGGAAAAGCATTTCGAGGTGAACATTTAAATGAAGAAGGCGAAGCAATTTTAAAAGAACACGGTCTTTTTGATGCAGTGGAACAATTAGGATTACTTCGAATGGAAAAGCTAGAGTATTGGCATGATGGAAAACCATTTAAAACAATACTACCAGACCCACAAGTGGGACATCTTGGTATTCATGTTCCTCAAAGTCATCTTTTAACTGTTTTATTACAGGCTGCACAGCAATATCCAGCTTTTAACTGTATGATGAATACTAAAGTACTGGAGCTATTAAAAGATGATTCAGGAATTTTTTGTGGTGTCAAAGCAACAAAAGATGGGGAAGAAGTTATCATAGAGAGTCAATTAGTAGTTGGAGCAGATGGCCGATACTCAACCGTGAGAAAAAAAGCGGGAATTGATGCAACTCTTCGTAAACATGGATATGATTTGCTTTGGGCTAAAATACCTGCTCCAACTAGCTGGGAGCCGTCGATAAAAATGGCACTTATTGGTGACAAACAACTTTCTCTCTTTACTCAAGCGCAGGGATATATACAAATTGGGTGGAATATTGAGGAAGGTTCTTTTTCTTCACTTAGAAAACAACCATTTACTCCTTTTATTGAACAGCTTATTCTGGCATTTCCGCAGCTTAAGGAAACTGTTCATCAGCATATTCAATCTTGGCAGGACTTCGTCTTATTAGATGTGTATAGTAGTAAAAGTGAGAATTGGGGTAAAGAAGGCGTAGTGTTGATCGGTGACGCTGTTCACACGATGACACCAACCGGTGCATTTGGTTTAAATAGTGCATTAAAAGATGCTGATTTACTCGCATCTCTCATTGATGAAAATTATATATCTCAGCTTGATTTTACAAGTTGTGCTACGCAAAGAAAAAAAGAAGTTGAAAAGATTCAAGCGATTCAAATTGAGAAAGAACAATCATTTGCCTCACAATTTGTCGTTTTGGCTTAA
- a CDS encoding 5' nucleotidase, NT5C type — translation MKFGFDIDDTLINLREHAFHLYNKKLNQNIALDVFQALKTVEIHEAFGMEKEAGNTMWNNLLEEIYFTDCPAYEGALETLQQLKKDGHEIFYITSRPKKYCLQTREWMKAKGFPVEDGHFYCGMQDAEKIATIQELELDFYFDDKPAVLETLSGVASKVYIMDQSYNQQVELPRLKNWADLEKIIH, via the coding sequence GTGAAGTTTGGTTTTGATATTGACGATACATTAATTAATCTAAGAGAGCATGCCTTTCATTTATATAACAAAAAATTGAATCAAAATATAGCTTTGGATGTATTTCAAGCATTGAAAACTGTGGAAATACATGAAGCGTTTGGGATGGAAAAAGAAGCAGGAAATACTATGTGGAATAACTTATTGGAAGAAATTTATTTTACTGATTGTCCTGCCTATGAAGGAGCTCTAGAAACATTACAGCAACTAAAAAAAGATGGACATGAAATTTTTTATATTACTTCACGCCCCAAAAAATACTGTCTGCAAACACGAGAATGGATGAAAGCTAAAGGTTTTCCAGTGGAAGATGGGCATTTTTATTGTGGAATGCAAGATGCAGAAAAAATAGCAACAATTCAAGAACTTGAACTAGACTTTTATTTTGATGATAAACCAGCTGTATTGGAAACCCTAAGTGGGGTAGCTTCCAAAGTGTATATAATGGACCAGTCTTATAACCAACAGGTGGAACTACCTAGGTTGAAGAACTGGGCCGATTTAGAAAAAATTATTCACTAA
- a CDS encoding aspartyl-phosphate phosphatase Spo0E family protein — protein sequence MKTLLKGNTLLVQIEMKRKVMYNMAKKFGYSHPLVVSCSQELDVLLNKYFEKVS from the coding sequence GTGAAAACTTTGTTGAAAGGTAATACATTATTAGTTCAGATTGAGATGAAAAGGAAAGTTATGTACAATATGGCTAAGAAGTTCGGATATAGCCATCCACTTGTCGTCTCCTGTAGTCAAGAACTAGACGTGTTACTCAATAAGTATTTTGAAAAAGTGTCTTAA
- a CDS encoding NUDIX hydrolase — translation MKKWKKLKSQYVYKTEFGNLRADQCELPDGQIINNYYVNEYADWVNAIVLTKENKIILVKQYRYAAEDFFLEIPAGKPEGEEKYEQAIVREVREETGYITDKKPILIGEFYVNPATQTNKVVTFLLEDTYKAFGQELDTTEFIDVELVDINHMHSMITNGEINQLFTASAFYMFKAYLNERIGLKNL, via the coding sequence ATGAAAAAATGGAAAAAGTTAAAATCACAATATGTATATAAAACAGAATTTGGAAATTTACGAGCGGATCAATGTGAATTACCTGATGGGCAAATCATAAACAATTATTACGTGAATGAATATGCGGATTGGGTCAATGCCATCGTTCTTACAAAAGAGAATAAGATTATTCTTGTTAAGCAATATAGGTATGCTGCTGAAGACTTCTTCTTAGAAATTCCTGCAGGTAAACCAGAGGGGGAGGAAAAATATGAGCAAGCTATAGTAAGGGAAGTACGAGAAGAGACAGGCTATATTACGGATAAAAAGCCTATTTTAATTGGAGAGTTTTATGTGAATCCAGCTACTCAAACGAATAAAGTAGTGACGTTTTTATTAGAAGATACATATAAAGCATTTGGTCAAGAGCTAGACACCACTGAGTTTATAGATGTGGAGTTAGTCGACATCAATCATATGCACTCTATGATTACAAATGGTGAAATTAATCAACTTTTTACTGCTAGTGCTTTCTATATGTTTAAGGCATACTTAAACGAAAGAATTGGATTAAAAAATTTATAA
- a CDS encoding HAD family hydrolase has protein sequence MFRGIIFDFDGLIVDTETVWYEAFKEALFNSHSVELGLPGYANCIGTGNEVLYKHFRELVGNTVDCEQIENDALLIYTNKMQEPVLREGVKEYLEEAKSHNLIIGLASSSSKQWVTTYLEQLGIIQYFDVINTRDDVNKVKPHPELYVKTLKDCELLPTETIAFEDSLNGLTAAKKAGIRCVIVPNDVTSNLPFNNHDYHLNSMKQESLEQVMKKLGRIV, from the coding sequence ATGTTCAGAGGGATTATATTTGATTTTGATGGTTTAATTGTAGATACAGAGACAGTCTGGTATGAGGCTTTTAAAGAAGCTTTGTTTAATAGTCATTCTGTTGAATTAGGGCTACCAGGGTACGCTAATTGTATAGGGACTGGTAATGAAGTTTTATATAAACATTTTCGTGAGCTGGTTGGAAATACAGTAGACTGTGAGCAAATAGAAAACGATGCATTATTAATATATACAAATAAAATGCAAGAACCAGTTCTTAGAGAAGGTGTGAAAGAATATTTGGAGGAAGCAAAAAGCCACAACTTAATAATTGGCTTAGCTTCAAGTTCATCCAAACAATGGGTAACTACTTATTTAGAACAACTAGGTATTATACAATATTTTGATGTGATTAATACAAGAGATGATGTCAACAAAGTTAAGCCCCATCCTGAGTTATATGTAAAAACCTTAAAGGACTGTGAGCTGTTACCGACAGAGACTATTGCTTTTGAAGACTCATTAAATGGATTAACTGCAGCAAAAAAAGCAGGAATAAGATGTGTGATAGTTCCAAATGATGTGACTAGTAATCTACCATTTAATAATCATGATTATCATTTGAATTCCATGAAACAAGAATCACTAGAACAAGTGATGAAAAAATTGGGACGTATAGTCTAA
- a CDS encoding histidine phosphatase family protein gives MTTVALIRHGMTEWNVLGKAHGITDIPLNLSGENQAYALADRLSMEGKWDIIVSSDLLRAKETAQIISRKLDALTCIFDERIREINCGDIEGTTEEERIKKWGNNWREQELGMEKFEEVSVRGSLFLDELVTTYKNKHILVVSHGALIGLTLQHLLPEKFTTTYIENASITLLTHMKNEWNCSLYNCTNHLVN, from the coding sequence TTGACTACTGTTGCACTAATTAGGCATGGAATGACAGAATGGAATGTATTAGGAAAAGCCCATGGAATAACTGATATCCCTTTAAATTTATCCGGTGAAAACCAAGCATATGCACTAGCAGATAGACTATCTATGGAAGGCAAATGGGACATAATTGTATCAAGTGATTTACTTCGTGCTAAGGAAACTGCTCAAATTATTTCTCGCAAATTAGATGCTCTTACATGCATTTTTGACGAAAGAATTCGTGAAATTAACTGTGGAGATATCGAAGGAACTACGGAAGAAGAAAGGATAAAAAAATGGGGGAACAATTGGAGAGAACAGGAGCTCGGAATGGAGAAATTTGAAGAAGTTTCTGTTCGAGGGTCGTTATTTTTAGATGAATTAGTGACTACATATAAAAATAAGCATATTTTAGTTGTAAGTCATGGTGCGTTAATTGGTCTCACATTACAACATTTACTTCCTGAGAAATTTACAACAACTTATATTGAAAATGCATCGATTACTTTACTGACACACATGAAAAACGAATGGAATTGTTCTCTTTATAATTGCACAAATCACTTAGTGAATTAA
- a CDS encoding GNAT family N-acetyltransferase codes for MNIRLAERKDFDQLIQMRWDFTIEDYETKSFGENEMDSFKLECQTFLENAMNSGNWFIWVAEEDEKIVSHIYIELIQKVPRPGRITFPFAYMTNVYTIKEYRSKGIGSKLMKTIHEWVKQNKYEFIIVWPSDASRNYYERNGYKLCKEPMEFFY; via the coding sequence ATGAACATAAGACTTGCAGAGAGAAAAGACTTTGACCAATTAATACAAATGAGATGGGATTTTACAATTGAAGATTATGAAACGAAATCTTTCGGTGAAAACGAGATGGATTCGTTTAAATTGGAGTGTCAAACATTTTTAGAAAATGCGATGAATAGTGGGAATTGGTTTATTTGGGTCGCTGAGGAGGACGAAAAAATCGTATCCCATATTTACATCGAACTAATTCAAAAAGTACCTCGTCCCGGAAGAATCACTTTTCCATTTGCTTATATGACGAATGTATATACGATTAAAGAATACAGAAGCAAAGGAATCGGAAGTAAATTGATGAAGACAATACATGAATGGGTTAAACAAAATAAATATGAATTCATTATCGTATGGCCAAGTGATGCCAGCAGAAATTACTACGAAAGGAATGGATATAAACTTTGTAAAGAACCTATGGAATTCTTTTATTAA
- a CDS encoding GNAT family N-acetyltransferase encodes MTYKVIEKLNENQLNHLLALFKNEWWTKNRQAIDIKKMLENSNVVIGLLHEETDELVGFARVITDTVYRAFIFDVIAKEEYRNSGIGKILMDSILSHPLVRDVDRVELYCPDRLVSYYEKWGFSTDVNGSNLMRKK; translated from the coding sequence ATGACATATAAAGTGATTGAAAAATTAAATGAAAACCAGCTTAATCATTTACTAGCTTTGTTTAAAAATGAATGGTGGACGAAAAATAGACAAGCTATAGATATAAAAAAAATGCTAGAAAATAGTAATGTAGTTATTGGGCTTCTTCATGAAGAAACGGATGAATTGGTTGGTTTTGCAAGAGTTATTACAGATACTGTTTACCGAGCTTTTATATTCGATGTAATTGCAAAAGAAGAATACAGAAATAGTGGTATTGGCAAGATTTTGATGGATTCTATTTTAAGCCATCCACTTGTACGAGATGTTGATAGAGTCGAACTTTATTGTCCTGATCGATTAGTTTCCTATTATGAGAAGTGGGGATTTTCAACAGATGTTAATGGCAGCAACTTAATGAGAAAAAAATAA
- a CDS encoding NADH:flavin oxidoreductase/NADH oxidase, whose product MSHLFSPIKLKGLEIKNRVVMPPMCQYSVEAKDGIPNDWHFVHYVSRAVGGSGLIIVEMTDVEPDGRITDNDLGLWSDEQIPAYERLVSEVHKYGSKIGIQIAHAGRKATDAKEPVSSSDIPVDSNWKKPRALSTDEVKEMVNKFKDAAKRAIVAGFDTIEIHGAHGYLIHQFHSPAINNRSDDYGKDLSKFGVEVIQAIRSVMPDGMPLIMRISAVEYMDNGYGLQHSLELAKKYKEAGVDVFHVSSGGEAPPGKVKPANTPGYQVPFARAFKQALDLPVIAVGILEDVNLAEKVIEEGDAELVAIGRGMLKDPYWALHAEESITGKVEPPTPYKRGF is encoded by the coding sequence ATGAGTCATTTATTTTCACCTATAAAACTAAAAGGGCTTGAAATAAAAAATAGAGTTGTAATGCCACCAATGTGTCAATATTCCGTTGAAGCTAAGGACGGCATTCCAAATGATTGGCATTTTGTTCACTATGTTTCTAGAGCTGTCGGTGGGTCAGGTTTAATAATAGTTGAAATGACTGATGTGGAGCCTGATGGAAGAATTACGGACAATGATTTAGGACTGTGGTCTGATGAACAGATTCCTGCTTATGAAAGACTTGTCTCAGAAGTACATAAATATGGCTCGAAAATAGGTATTCAAATTGCTCATGCTGGCAGAAAAGCAACAGACGCCAAAGAACCTGTTAGTTCATCCGATATTCCAGTAGATAGTAACTGGAAAAAACCGAGAGCTCTTTCAACTGATGAAGTGAAAGAAATGGTCAATAAGTTTAAAGATGCAGCAAAACGAGCAATTGTAGCCGGTTTCGATACAATTGAAATTCATGGGGCACATGGTTACCTAATTCATCAATTCCATTCACCTGCTATTAACAATAGATCAGATGATTATGGAAAAGATTTATCTAAATTTGGCGTAGAAGTTATTCAAGCAATTCGAAGTGTTATGCCTGATGGAATGCCGTTAATCATGAGAATTTCTGCTGTTGAATATATGGATAATGGATATGGTCTACAACATTCTCTAGAACTTGCTAAAAAATATAAAGAAGCTGGTGTTGATGTTTTCCACGTTTCAAGTGGAGGTGAGGCACCACCTGGTAAAGTAAAACCTGCAAATACACCAGGCTATCAAGTTCCATTTGCTCGTGCATTTAAACAAGCACTGGATTTACCAGTCATTGCTGTAGGTATATTAGAAGATGTTAATCTAGCGGAAAAAGTTATCGAAGAAGGCGATGCAGAATTAGTAGCCATAGGCCGTGGAATGTTGAAGGACCCTTATTGGGCACTTCACGCAGAAGAGTCAATCACAGGGAAAGTCGAGCCTCCTACACCTTATAAAAGAGGTTTTTAA
- a CDS encoding argininosuccinate synthase encodes MNKKVVLAYSGGLDTSVAITWLKDEGYDVVAVCLDVGEGKDLEFVKNKALQVGAIESYMIDAREEFANEYALIALQAHTWYENKYPLVSALSRPLISKKLVEIAEQTGATAVAHGCTGKGNDQVRFEVSIKALNPSLEVIAPVREWSWSREEEIEYAKTKNIPIPINLDSPFSIDQNLWGRSNECGILEDPWAAPPVDAYDLTVALEDAPDTPDIIEIDFKNGVPVALDGVEYKLFELILKLNDLAGKHGVGRIDHVENRLVGIKSREVYEIPGAHTLLLAHKELEDITLVKELAHFKPVMEKKLTELIYEGLWFSPLRTALEAFLKETQVYVNGTVRVKLFKGHAIVEGRKSPNSLYNEKLATYTKDDEFNHASAVGFIELWGLPTKVHAMVNKGAEKVQS; translated from the coding sequence ATGAATAAAAAAGTCGTTTTAGCTTATTCAGGTGGTTTGGACACATCTGTAGCAATCACATGGTTAAAGGATGAAGGATATGATGTTGTTGCTGTTTGTCTAGATGTTGGTGAAGGAAAAGATTTAGAGTTTGTTAAAAACAAAGCCCTACAAGTTGGAGCTATCGAGAGCTATATGATCGATGCAAGAGAAGAATTTGCAAATGAATACGCTCTGATAGCACTTCAAGCTCATACATGGTATGAAAATAAATACCCACTTGTTTCTGCTTTATCGCGTCCGTTAATTTCGAAAAAATTAGTAGAAATTGCAGAACAAACAGGTGCAACTGCAGTAGCTCACGGCTGTACAGGTAAAGGGAATGACCAAGTACGTTTCGAGGTTTCGATTAAAGCTTTGAATCCAAGTTTAGAGGTAATTGCACCAGTTCGTGAATGGAGCTGGAGTCGTGAGGAAGAAATTGAATATGCAAAGACGAAAAATATTCCTATTCCTATTAACTTAGACAGTCCATTTTCTATTGACCAAAACCTTTGGGGGCGTTCAAATGAATGTGGAATTCTAGAAGATCCGTGGGCAGCACCTCCAGTAGATGCATATGATTTAACCGTTGCATTAGAAGATGCTCCTGATACTCCGGATATTATTGAAATCGATTTTAAAAATGGCGTCCCAGTAGCGCTTGATGGTGTGGAATATAAATTATTTGAGTTAATCTTAAAATTAAATGATTTAGCTGGTAAACATGGTGTTGGACGTATTGATCATGTAGAAAACCGATTAGTTGGGATTAAATCACGTGAAGTATATGAAATTCCAGGAGCTCACACTCTATTACTTGCCCATAAAGAGCTAGAAGATATTACTCTAGTAAAAGAATTGGCACACTTTAAACCAGTAATGGAGAAAAAATTAACTGAGCTTATTTATGAAGGTCTTTGGTTTTCTCCACTAAGAACTGCTCTTGAGGCTTTCTTAAAAGAAACACAAGTATATGTAAATGGTACAGTTCGCGTGAAGCTTTTCAAAGGCCATGCAATTGTCGAAGGGCGTAAATCTCCAAACTCTCTATACAATGAAAAGCTTGCAACATATACAAAAGATGATGAATTTAACCATGCTTCTGCAGTTGGATTTATCGAACTTTGGGGTCTTCCAACTAAAGTTCACGCTATGGTGAATAAGGGAGCAGAGAAGGTGCAATCATGA
- the argH gene encoding argininosuccinate lyase has protein sequence MTKLWGGRFQKSAEQWVDEFGASIGFDQTLVMEDLDGSIAHVKMLGDCKILPSKDVQQILVGLEELKKRAAENELEFSVANEDIHLNLEKMLIDLIGPVGGKLHTGRSRNDQVATDMHLFLKNRVSEVIELIDLFQKTLVEQAEKHVETLAPGYTHLQRAQPISFAHHLMAYFWMLERDKDRFHDSIKRIDISPLGAGALAGTTFPIDRKLAADYLGFSNVYANSMDAVSDRDFIVEFLSNSSMLMAHLSRFAEEIILWSSSEFNFIELDDSFSTGSSIMPQKKNPDMAELIRGKTGRVYGNLMGLLTVIKGLPLAYNKDMQEDKEGMFDTVHTIVGSLKIFEGMVRTMTVHTERLHDTVHKDFSNATELADYLASKGLPFREAHEVTGKLVFLCIQRDYFLLDLPLEDLQEASNLIESDIYDVLSPLAAVKRRNSIGGTGFEQVKIQINKAKNRLA, from the coding sequence ATGACCAAATTGTGGGGCGGAAGATTCCAAAAATCTGCCGAGCAATGGGTAGATGAATTTGGTGCTTCCATTGGCTTTGACCAAACACTAGTAATGGAAGACTTAGATGGCAGTATCGCGCATGTTAAAATGCTTGGAGATTGCAAAATCCTTCCTTCTAAAGATGTCCAACAAATATTGGTTGGTCTAGAAGAGTTAAAAAAACGTGCAGCAGAAAACGAGTTAGAGTTTTCTGTTGCAAATGAAGATATTCATTTAAACTTAGAAAAAATGCTAATTGATCTAATTGGTCCAGTTGGTGGTAAGCTACACACTGGCCGTAGTCGTAACGATCAAGTAGCTACTGATATGCATCTATTCCTGAAAAATAGAGTAAGTGAAGTCATTGAGTTAATTGACCTCTTCCAAAAAACACTGGTGGAACAAGCAGAAAAACATGTGGAGACTCTTGCACCAGGTTACACCCATTTACAACGAGCGCAACCAATTTCGTTTGCACATCATTTAATGGCTTATTTCTGGATGCTAGAACGCGATAAAGATCGTTTTCATGACTCGATTAAACGTATCGATATCTCTCCGCTAGGAGCAGGTGCACTAGCAGGTACTACCTTTCCAATCGACCGAAAATTGGCCGCTGATTATTTAGGCTTTTCAAATGTATATGCTAACAGTATGGATGCCGTAAGTGACCGAGATTTTATCGTGGAATTCCTTAGTAACTCCTCGATGCTAATGGCACACCTATCAAGATTTGCCGAAGAAATTATTCTATGGTCTAGTTCAGAATTCAATTTTATTGAACTTGATGATTCGTTCTCTACCGGTTCTAGTATTATGCCTCAAAAGAAAAATCCAGATATGGCCGAATTAATTCGTGGAAAAACAGGTCGTGTGTATGGAAATCTTATGGGCTTGCTGACCGTAATTAAAGGATTACCCCTTGCTTATAACAAAGACATGCAAGAAGATAAGGAAGGTATGTTCGATACAGTTCATACAATTGTTGGATCGTTGAAAATTTTTGAAGGTATGGTTCGAACAATGACAGTTCATACAGAGCGACTTCACGACACTGTTCATAAAGATTTTTCTAACGCAACAGAACTTGCTGATTATCTTGCTTCAAAAGGGCTTCCATTCAGAGAAGCACATGAGGTGACAGGAAAGTTGGTTTTCCTATGTATCCAACGAGACTATTTCTTATTGGATCTTCCACTAGAAGATTTACAAGAAGCAAGCAATCTAATCGAGTCTGATATTTACGATGTCTTATCACCATTAGCGGCCGTAAAAAGAAGAAATTCAATAGGTGGAACTGGATTTGAGCAAGTTAAAATACAAATTAATAAAGCTAAAAATCGTTTAGCATAA